One genomic region from Flagellimonas oceani encodes:
- a CDS encoding DinB family protein, whose protein sequence is MKKLPYFLIVFIFMLNTIKAQESDLPYKEIPPYPTDYASGNLVARMIDGLGYRYYWATEGLTEQDLGHKPSEEGRSAMQTLDHIYSLSHSILMTNKGEHIIREDDSPDYSFDELRKMTLENFKEASDLVLGKDIEDLEQLTIVFQQGENQSEFPYWNMINGMITDCIHHTGQIVLMRRSSGNPQNPNVNVFLGKTKE, encoded by the coding sequence ATGAAGAAACTACCCTATTTTTTAATCGTATTTATTTTTATGCTCAATACTATCAAGGCACAAGAATCTGATTTACCTTATAAGGAAATACCCCCATATCCCACCGATTATGCCTCGGGCAATCTGGTGGCCAGAATGATTGACGGGTTGGGCTATCGCTATTATTGGGCCACTGAAGGGTTGACTGAACAGGATCTCGGCCATAAACCTTCCGAAGAGGGACGATCTGCAATGCAAACCCTCGACCATATTTATAGTTTATCCCATTCCATTTTAATGACCAACAAGGGGGAACACATCATCCGAGAAGATGATTCTCCGGACTATTCTTTTGATGAACTACGAAAAATGACCTTAGAAAACTTCAAAGAAGCAAGCGATTTGGTTTTGGGCAAGGATATCGAAGATTTGGAACAACTGACCATTGTGTTTCAACAGGGCGAAAACCAATCAGAATTTCCCTATTGGAACATGATCAATGGTATGATTACGGATTGCATCCATCATACCGGTCAAATTGTTTTGATGCGCCGGTCCAGCGGCAATCCACAAAATCCCAACGTAAATGTGTTCTTGGGCAAAACCAAGGAATAG
- a CDS encoding nicotinic acid mononucleotide adenyltransferase, whose protein sequence is MKNRKLLFGILFIGLLASSCYTEVIVEDDLITEPPINTALVLESHDLWYVDINETRGNGEVPFLQRAFTISFDRGIVYANNNLSGLGKTGNGLGIDVGAYATYSGQVEIDHDVDGLWLLEVFALDYDTLEIYDSRSDTSYILEGYQRNNFDYDMVFYDNIHYFLQEYQVWEKTYTSEVGALNEFDEENYLQFFDDGNGYFRSSVDAQGIPLSNLQWDYEGDYEVYDVANDASLKTLTLDYDYLGNDYFELYVINDSTIELYHVSSGTVYEFTGRGYIQYLKSSDGTGKKRSKTNNPVMDVARQRNM, encoded by the coding sequence ATGAAAAATAGAAAACTACTCTTTGGAATTTTATTCATTGGCCTATTGGCCAGTTCTTGCTATACCGAGGTTATTGTGGAAGATGATTTGATCACCGAACCACCCATCAATACCGCCTTGGTCTTGGAATCGCACGACCTTTGGTATGTGGACATCAACGAAACCCGTGGAAACGGAGAGGTTCCATTTTTACAACGAGCCTTTACCATTTCTTTTGATAGGGGAATCGTTTATGCCAACAACAACCTTTCAGGATTGGGGAAAACCGGCAACGGATTGGGAATAGATGTCGGTGCCTATGCCACCTACAGCGGTCAGGTGGAAATAGACCACGATGTGGATGGACTATGGTTATTGGAAGTGTTCGCTTTGGATTATGATACTTTGGAAATCTACGATTCCCGTTCGGATACTTCCTATATATTGGAGGGCTATCAAAGAAACAACTTCGATTACGATATGGTGTTCTACGACAACATCCACTACTTTTTACAGGAATATCAAGTTTGGGAGAAGACCTATACCAGCGAAGTAGGGGCATTGAACGAGTTTGATGAGGAAAACTACCTACAGTTTTTTGATGATGGGAATGGATATTTCAGGTCTTCTGTAGATGCCCAGGGCATACCATTGTCCAACCTACAATGGGATTATGAAGGTGATTACGAAGTATATGATGTGGCCAATGACGCTTCCTTGAAAACTTTAACACTGGATTATGACTATTTGGGCAATGATTATTTTGAGTTGTACGTTATCAATGATAGTACTATAGAGTTGTACCATGTATCCAGCGGAACGGTATATGAATTTACAGGAAGAGGATACATTCAATATTTGAAATCTAGTGACGGAACAGGTAAAAAACGTTCAAAGACCAACAACCCTGTAATGGACGTTGCCCGTCAACGAAATATGTAA
- a CDS encoding glycerol-3-phosphate dehydrogenase/oxidase, translating into MGENIAFSNIDRKDKLQTAADTTYDLVVIGGGITGAGIALDASSRGMKVLLLEKGDFASGTSSKSTKLIHGGLRYLKQFDFWLVKEVGSERAIVHKLAPHLVLPEKMLLPLIEGGSYGKWLTSIGLKVYDILAQVSGEDKRQMLEKKEALKLEPLLPKKILNGAGYYAEYRTDDARLTLENIKTSLQFGTQIFNYTKVTDFVYEDEKVAGVKFSDEVFGDEYSVSSKYVINAAGPWVDELRSVNQSKKGKQLHLTKGVHLVFPKEKLPVKQSVYFDIPDGRMMFAIPRGKVTYIGTTDTNYNSDKDHVTTELADAIYLISAVNNMFPDIELELDDIISSWAGLRPLIHEEGKSASELSRKDEIFTSDTGLVSIAGGKLTGYRKMAERTVNRIAKKMEEDHNAKLGHCTTDKIPLCGNDFKKFKHVKKYISDLQEQLQTDEFSKYDAWYLVTTYGKQTESILELYAKIKGDKPKERMIRAEAQFTIAHEMALNPLDFFIRRTGRLYFDIHSVRKYKAPVFEEFQKAYNYSKEEMEAFSQELDTQLKEHSDFSLERD; encoded by the coding sequence TTGCCTTGGATGCATCTTCTCGCGGAATGAAGGTGTTGTTGCTCGAAAAGGGCGATTTTGCTTCCGGCACCAGCAGTAAATCCACCAAGCTGATACACGGAGGGCTACGCTACCTAAAACAGTTCGATTTTTGGTTGGTGAAGGAAGTGGGTTCGGAAAGAGCCATCGTACATAAATTGGCTCCGCATTTAGTACTTCCCGAAAAAATGTTGCTTCCACTTATTGAGGGAGGTTCCTATGGAAAATGGCTGACATCTATAGGCTTGAAGGTCTACGATATTTTGGCACAAGTTTCAGGGGAAGATAAACGACAGATGCTGGAGAAAAAGGAAGCTTTGAAGTTAGAGCCCCTTTTGCCCAAAAAGATACTCAACGGAGCTGGTTATTATGCCGAATACCGAACCGATGATGCCCGATTGACCTTGGAAAACATAAAGACCAGTCTTCAGTTTGGAACTCAGATATTCAATTACACCAAGGTAACGGATTTTGTTTATGAGGATGAAAAAGTAGCAGGGGTCAAGTTTTCGGACGAGGTGTTTGGAGATGAATACAGTGTGTCATCAAAATATGTGATTAATGCCGCTGGGCCTTGGGTGGATGAACTCAGGAGTGTCAATCAATCCAAAAAAGGCAAGCAATTGCATTTGACCAAGGGGGTACATTTGGTGTTTCCAAAGGAAAAATTGCCCGTGAAGCAATCCGTTTATTTTGACATTCCCGATGGCAGGATGATGTTTGCCATTCCACGTGGAAAGGTCACCTATATTGGCACCACCGATACCAATTACAATTCCGATAAGGACCATGTGACCACGGAATTGGCCGATGCCATTTATCTGATATCGGCGGTCAACAATATGTTTCCTGACATTGAATTGGAGCTGGACGATATCATTTCCTCTTGGGCCGGACTGCGACCTTTGATTCATGAAGAAGGCAAATCTGCCTCCGAACTATCCCGAAAGGATGAAATTTTTACTTCCGATACCGGTTTGGTAAGCATTGCGGGCGGAAAGCTGACGGGATACCGAAAAATGGCGGAGCGAACTGTGAACCGAATCGCCAAAAAAATGGAGGAAGACCACAATGCCAAACTGGGACATTGCACCACGGACAAGATTCCACTTTGTGGAAACGACTTTAAAAAGTTCAAGCACGTCAAAAAATATATTTCCGACCTTCAAGAACAGCTGCAAACAGATGAATTTAGCAAGTATGATGCGTGGTATTTGGTGACCACCTACGGCAAGCAAACGGAATCTATTTTAGAACTGTATGCGAAAATAAAAGGCGACAAACCCAAAGAAAGAATGATAAGGGCCGAGGCTCAATTTACCATAGCCCACGAAATGGCGTTGAACCCATTGGACTTTTTTATTCGAAGAACGGGCCGACTTTATTTCGACATTCATAGTGTCCGAAAATACAAAGCCCCAGTTTTCGAGGAGTTCCAGAAGGCGTACAACTACTCCAAAGAAGAAATGGAAGCCTTTTCCCAGGAATTGGATACGCAATTAAAGGAACATTCCGATTTTTCTTTGGAAAGGGATTAA
- a CDS encoding META domain-containing protein, translated as MKTSIILFFAVIVLAESCGGPKSSEEALYGTTWELEYISGPRIAFDGLFPEKKPQITFDKESGKVSGTDSCNGYSADYELAENTIVFGDPGPTTMMFCGGSERQFLEMMKKIDGYSVEDGKLNLLVGEVPMMRFKKVEP; from the coding sequence ATGAAAACCTCGATCATCCTCTTTTTTGCCGTAATTGTACTGGCAGAATCCTGTGGCGGGCCAAAATCAAGCGAAGAAGCCTTGTACGGCACTACTTGGGAACTGGAATATATTTCTGGGCCACGCATTGCTTTTGACGGTCTTTTCCCAGAAAAAAAACCACAGATCACTTTTGATAAAGAATCGGGTAAAGTATCCGGAACAGACAGTTGCAACGGCTACTCTGCGGATTACGAACTGGCCGAAAACACCATCGTTTTTGGGGATCCGGGCCCCACTACCATGATGTTCTGTGGTGGCAGCGAACGCCAATTTCTTGAAATGATGAAAAAAATAGACGGCTATTCCGTCGAAGATGGCAAACTCAATCTGTTGGTGGGCGAAGTCCCAATGATGCGATTTAAAAAAGTTGAACCATGA
- a CDS encoding SulP family inorganic anion transporter, translating into MKKYLNLFDFSQKVNYRTEILSGLTVALALVPEAIAFAFIAGLSPLTGLYAAFVMGLVTSILGGRPGMISGATGAVAVVIVTLAQQYGVEYVFATVILAGILQMIAGLLRLGKLMRLVPHPVIFGFVNGLAVIIFMSQMSQFQTVDGEWLSGSTLYIFLGLVLLTMLVIWGLPKLTKVVPASLAAILLVFGIVFFFGLDTRTIGDIASIQGTFPPFHIPDLPFTWETLQIIFPFAAIMAGVGLIESLLTLNIVDEITETRGRGNKEAVAQGTANILSGFFSGMGGCAMIGQSLINTSNGARARLSGIFAALMLLVFIMFGSGLIEKVPMAALTGLMIMVALGTFEWASLKTFRRMPKSDVLVMVLVTLVTVFLHNLALAVLVGVIISALVFAWDNAKRIRARKSIDDEGVKHYEIYGPLFFGSTTLFAEKFDVLNDPEEVVIDFKESRLVDMSAIEAVNKITERYRKVGKKVHLKHLSRDCRRLLANADDIIEVNVLEDPTYKVVTD; encoded by the coding sequence ATGAAAAAGTACCTCAATCTTTTCGATTTTTCACAAAAAGTAAACTATCGCACGGAAATTTTATCGGGCTTGACCGTTGCGCTTGCCCTGGTCCCCGAAGCCATTGCATTTGCCTTTATTGCAGGTCTTTCCCCTTTAACTGGATTGTACGCAGCCTTTGTCATGGGATTGGTCACCTCGATATTGGGCGGTCGACCTGGAATGATCTCTGGAGCTACGGGAGCCGTGGCGGTGGTCATCGTTACATTGGCACAGCAATACGGGGTCGAATATGTTTTTGCCACTGTGATTCTAGCTGGAATTTTACAGATGATAGCAGGCTTATTGCGGCTCGGTAAGTTGATGCGTTTGGTGCCCCACCCCGTAATTTTTGGTTTTGTTAATGGATTGGCGGTAATCATATTCATGTCACAGATGAGCCAGTTCCAAACCGTGGATGGCGAATGGTTGAGCGGAAGTACACTTTATATTTTCTTGGGATTGGTGCTGTTGACTATGCTCGTGATCTGGGGATTGCCCAAGCTAACAAAAGTAGTTCCCGCCTCTTTGGCAGCCATTCTTTTGGTATTCGGGATTGTATTTTTCTTTGGATTGGATACCCGGACCATTGGGGATATCGCTTCCATTCAAGGAACATTTCCTCCCTTTCATATTCCCGACCTTCCTTTTACTTGGGAAACTTTGCAGATTATCTTCCCATTTGCCGCAATTATGGCGGGCGTCGGTCTTATTGAGAGTTTATTGACCCTCAATATTGTGGATGAGATTACCGAAACCCGTGGTCGTGGCAATAAAGAAGCCGTTGCTCAGGGAACCGCGAACATTCTCTCTGGATTTTTCTCGGGCATGGGTGGTTGTGCCATGATCGGGCAGAGTTTGATCAACACTTCCAATGGTGCAAGAGCTAGACTTTCTGGAATTTTTGCCGCTTTAATGTTGTTGGTGTTCATCATGTTTGGTTCTGGATTGATTGAAAAAGTACCAATGGCCGCACTAACGGGACTTATGATAATGGTGGCATTGGGAACTTTTGAATGGGCGAGCCTGAAAACTTTCCGCAGAATGCCAAAATCCGATGTCTTGGTAATGGTATTGGTTACCTTGGTGACCGTGTTCCTTCACAATTTGGCCTTGGCCGTGTTGGTGGGAGTGATAATTTCAGCTTTGGTATTTGCTTGGGACAACGCAAAGCGCATCCGTGCCAGAAAAAGCATTGATGATGAAGGCGTAAAGCATTATGAAATCTATGGTCCTTTATTCTTTGGAAGTACCACCTTATTTGCCGAAAAGTTCGATGTGCTCAACGACCCCGAAGAAGTGGTGATCGATTTTAAAGAAAGCAGGTTGGTGGATATGTCCGCCATTGAGGCCGTGAACAAAATCACGGAGCGCTACCGAAAAGTGGGCAAAAAAGTACACTTAAAGCACTTGAGCCGCGACTGCAGACGTTTGTTGGCCAATGCCGACGATATTATCGAGGTAAACGTATTGGAAGACCCGACCTATAAGGTTGTGACGGATTAA
- a CDS encoding YciI family protein, with product MKTRALFIFAFLFILSSKAQTASDLTIVFEGQAKVNVLKSERSAIKSFFGSALGRKIESEEDADLIFFDGGGFVKFVYRPKTEVLDASQFPKSMQLAFLVPSSEYGAVVSTIKDFGAAPLLPDLEKYKDHSKFYYFHAPGGQVFRVVNSVSTFPKNGEGYVYDAEKASKYGADDYGMKKYIFAFLKRGPNRDLPKEEAAELQNAHLQNIMRLAEEGKLILAGPFFGNDDLRGIYIFDVETLEEAKSLTETDPAIKAGSLVMELKEWYGSAALMEVAKIGMTLQKKSITD from the coding sequence ATGAAAACAAGAGCACTATTTATATTCGCTTTTCTGTTCATTTTAAGCAGCAAGGCCCAAACAGCATCCGATTTGACCATTGTTTTTGAAGGACAGGCCAAAGTAAACGTGCTTAAAAGTGAGAGAAGTGCCATAAAATCTTTTTTTGGCTCTGCCCTAGGGCGAAAAATTGAATCCGAGGAAGATGCCGACCTTATCTTTTTTGACGGGGGCGGATTTGTAAAGTTTGTGTACCGTCCCAAAACCGAAGTGTTGGATGCATCCCAATTTCCCAAATCCATGCAATTGGCATTCTTGGTGCCATCATCCGAGTATGGGGCCGTGGTAAGCACCATTAAAGATTTTGGGGCAGCGCCCTTGTTGCCCGATCTTGAAAAATATAAAGACCATTCCAAGTTCTACTATTTTCATGCGCCCGGGGGGCAAGTGTTCCGTGTTGTTAACTCAGTTTCCACGTTTCCCAAAAACGGGGAAGGCTATGTCTACGATGCCGAAAAAGCATCAAAATACGGAGCTGATGATTACGGCATGAAGAAATACATATTTGCTTTTTTAAAGCGGGGGCCCAATCGTGACCTTCCAAAAGAAGAGGCCGCAGAATTACAAAATGCCCATTTGCAAAACATTATGCGCCTGGCAGAAGAAGGAAAGTTGATTCTTGCCGGCCCCTTTTTCGGGAACGATGACCTACGTGGCATCTATATTTTTGATGTGGAAACCTTGGAAGAGGCCAAATCCCTTACCGAAACCGACCCAGCCATTAAAGCGGGAAGCCTTGTTATGGAACTCAAAGAATGGTATGGGTCCGCGGCACTTATGGAGGTTGCAAAAATTGGAATGACGCTTCAGAAAAAATCAATTACAGACTAA
- a CDS encoding NAD(P)H-dependent glycerol-3-phosphate dehydrogenase, protein MKDKLTFGVFGGGSWGTAIVKMLTENLDEVNWYMRSDSAIRHIKKEWHNPNYLSSVEFDVDQLKMSFDINEVVEASDVLIFAIPSAFLDRELKQLTASLKDKIIFSAIKGIVPESGRIVGEHFNEKYDIPFENIGVITGPCHAEEVALERLSYLTIACADADKAKMVAKHLKSDYIRTKISDDIIGTEYAAMLKNIYAIAAGIAHGLGYGDNFQSVLMSNAIREMKRFIDRVYKMKRNINASAYLGDLLVTGYSVFSRNRMFGNMIGKGYTVKSAMMEMNMVAEGYYATQSAHNLMEKLQKKSKTPIINAVYQVLYKNKDPKKIFEKLTEKLD, encoded by the coding sequence ATGAAAGACAAACTTACGTTTGGAGTTTTTGGTGGAGGAAGTTGGGGAACGGCCATTGTAAAGATGTTGACCGAAAATTTAGATGAGGTCAATTGGTATATGCGGAGCGATTCTGCCATTCGTCACATTAAAAAAGAATGGCACAATCCCAACTATTTGAGTTCCGTGGAGTTTGATGTGGACCAACTGAAAATGAGCTTTGACATCAATGAGGTTGTGGAAGCATCCGACGTGCTCATTTTTGCCATCCCTTCTGCTTTTTTGGATAGGGAACTTAAGCAGTTGACGGCTTCACTCAAGGATAAAATCATTTTTTCGGCCATTAAGGGGATTGTTCCGGAAAGCGGACGGATCGTCGGGGAACATTTTAATGAGAAATACGACATCCCTTTTGAGAACATAGGTGTGATCACGGGACCTTGCCATGCGGAAGAGGTGGCCTTGGAACGCCTATCATATCTAACCATTGCCTGTGCGGATGCCGACAAGGCGAAAATGGTGGCGAAACACCTAAAGAGCGATTATATCCGTACCAAAATATCGGATGACATCATCGGGACCGAATACGCGGCCATGTTGAAGAACATTTATGCCATTGCCGCAGGTATTGCGCATGGACTCGGCTACGGGGATAACTTCCAAAGTGTGCTGATGAGCAACGCCATCCGGGAAATGAAACGGTTTATTGATCGTGTGTACAAAATGAAGCGCAACATCAATGCTTCTGCCTATTTGGGCGATTTGTTGGTAACGGGCTATTCCGTTTTTAGCAGAAACCGTATGTTCGGGAATATGATCGGAAAGGGCTACACCGTAAAAAGCGCTATGATGGAAATGAACATGGTGGCCGAAGGCTATTATGCGACCCAAAGTGCCCATAATCTTATGGAGAAGCTGCAAAAAAAGTCCAAAACACCCATTATCAATGCGGTGTACCAAGTGCTCTATAAAAACAAAGACCCGAAAAAGATTTTTGAGAAACTGACGGAGAAGTTGGATTGA
- a CDS encoding META domain-containing protein, with the protein MKRVLSLVVLMLIFSNCVEKKKQEPADASEEIATDSVQVEEKRTIEPITMKIDGSYFKATGTEPFWGIKLFNDKIELQTMEDTISVPPSEAIKAQDANIKMFRTVTEAAQMDVIISHKECTNAMSGEVFPYTVTVSYKNTGSGETTVYEGCGSYITDYRLHDIWVLEEMKGVSISKDDFDGRDVPNMEVNINNNRFSGFSGCNRMTGSLFYEQDILRFTQIASTRMACPNMDKESEFLSNLQASTQYKVENNRLYLSNGSEEKLLVFKKID; encoded by the coding sequence ATGAAAAGAGTCCTTTCCCTAGTTGTTCTTATGCTGATTTTCTCAAATTGTGTGGAGAAGAAAAAACAAGAGCCGGCCGATGCATCAGAAGAAATTGCGACCGACTCCGTTCAAGTGGAAGAAAAAAGAACCATTGAGCCCATTACCATGAAAATTGACGGCAGTTATTTTAAGGCCACGGGAACCGAACCTTTTTGGGGAATCAAGCTTTTTAATGATAAAATAGAGCTTCAAACCATGGAGGACACCATAAGTGTCCCTCCATCGGAAGCCATTAAAGCGCAAGATGCCAACATCAAAATGTTTCGAACCGTGACGGAGGCCGCTCAAATGGACGTTATTATTTCCCATAAGGAATGTACCAATGCCATGTCGGGCGAAGTGTTTCCCTACACCGTAACCGTTTCGTATAAAAATACAGGCAGTGGAGAAACCACAGTTTACGAAGGCTGCGGGTCATATATTACCGATTATAGGCTTCATGATATTTGGGTGTTGGAAGAAATGAAAGGGGTTTCGATCTCCAAAGATGACTTTGATGGCCGTGATGTTCCCAATATGGAAGTGAACATCAACAATAACAGGTTTTCTGGTTTTTCGGGATGCAATCGTATGACAGGAAGCCTTTTCTACGAACAGGATATCCTTCGCTTTACACAAATTGCCTCAACAAGAATGGCTTGTCCCAATATGGACAAAGAGTCCGAATTTTTATCCAATTTGCAGGCCAGCACACAATACAAAGTGGAAAATAACAGACTTTACCTTTCCAATGGGTCGGAAGAAAAATTGCTTGTATTCAAGAAAATAGATTGA